The following coding sequences lie in one Arthrobacter sp. SLBN-122 genomic window:
- a CDS encoding MFS transporter produces the protein MSTQHTAPRTEAAQTRRAVGNILKGSAGNLVEWYDLYVYTVFAAYFQAHFFNSKDELQAGLEAMAVFSTSFLMRPIGAWFFGRYADRKGRKAALTLSVTLMSAGSFAIAILPTQQQIGLWAMILLVIVRVIQGFSVGGEYGTSATYMSEAATSKRRGFFSSFQYVTLIGGQMMALLVLVILQNAMPKADLGEWGWRIPFAIGGVAALVVLWLRRSMEETVSAEQIEAAKTPAVAGQAQPGTMKLLFTSYWKPLMVCIGITLGGTVAFYTYTNFILKFMNDTSGIAKTDTSVINFWALFIFMLLQPVYGIISDKVGRKPLLLWFGITGVLFTWPLLSTLAGTKDPFTAFLLMMGGLLIVGGYTSINALVKAELFPASIRALGVGLGYAIANSLFGGTVPLIGAAFQKAEREDLFFTYVTVAIAISLLVYIFALKNKKATHLDDEQGHAWDQAPAAGGKDKDALGV, from the coding sequence ATGAGCACCCAACATACCGCGCCCCGCACGGAGGCAGCCCAGACCCGTCGGGCGGTGGGCAACATCCTCAAAGGCTCGGCCGGCAACCTCGTGGAGTGGTACGACCTCTACGTCTACACGGTTTTCGCCGCCTACTTCCAGGCCCACTTCTTCAACTCCAAGGACGAGCTGCAGGCCGGCCTGGAAGCGATGGCCGTCTTCTCGACGTCGTTCCTGATGCGCCCCATCGGAGCCTGGTTCTTCGGCCGGTACGCGGACCGCAAGGGCCGCAAGGCTGCGCTGACGCTCAGCGTCACCCTGATGTCCGCCGGCTCCTTCGCCATCGCCATCCTGCCCACGCAGCAGCAAATCGGCCTGTGGGCCATGATCCTGCTGGTCATCGTCCGCGTGATCCAGGGCTTCTCCGTCGGCGGCGAGTACGGCACCAGTGCCACCTACATGTCCGAGGCAGCAACCAGCAAGCGCCGCGGCTTCTTCTCCAGCTTCCAGTACGTCACCCTGATCGGCGGCCAGATGATGGCGCTGCTGGTCCTGGTGATCCTGCAGAACGCCATGCCAAAGGCTGACCTGGGCGAGTGGGGCTGGCGGATCCCGTTCGCCATCGGCGGCGTGGCTGCCCTGGTGGTGCTGTGGCTGCGCCGCTCCATGGAGGAGACTGTCTCGGCCGAACAGATCGAGGCGGCCAAGACCCCTGCAGTGGCCGGCCAGGCCCAGCCCGGGACCATGAAGCTGCTGTTCACCAGCTACTGGAAGCCGCTGATGGTCTGCATCGGCATTACGCTGGGCGGCACCGTGGCCTTCTACACCTACACCAACTTCATCCTGAAGTTCATGAACGATACCTCCGGCATCGCCAAGACCGACACCTCCGTGATCAACTTCTGGGCCCTGTTCATCTTCATGCTGCTGCAGCCCGTCTACGGCATCATCTCGGACAAGGTGGGCCGCAAGCCCCTGCTGCTCTGGTTCGGCATCACAGGCGTGCTGTTCACCTGGCCGCTGCTGTCCACGCTGGCCGGCACCAAGGATCCGTTCACCGCGTTCCTGCTCATGATGGGCGGCCTGCTGATCGTGGGCGGCTACACCTCCATCAACGCCCTGGTGAAGGCTGAGCTCTTCCCGGCCTCCATCCGTGCCCTGGGCGTGGGCCTGGGCTACGCGATCGCCAACTCGCTCTTCGGCGGCACCGTGCCGCTGATCGGCGCCGCCTTCCAGAAGGCGGAACGCGAGGACCTGTTCTTCACCTACGTCACGGTGGCCATCGCCATCTCGCTGCTGGTCTACATCTTCGCGCTGAAGAACAAGAAGGCAACCCACCTGGACGACGAACAGGGCCACGCCTGGGACCAGGCACCTGCTGCAGGCGGCAAAGACAAGGATGCCCTCGGCGTGTAG
- a CDS encoding pyruvate dehydrogenase yields MAKELATQLIEQLKAAGVQRIYGIVGDSLNPIVDAVRQTGGSAKGGIDWIHVRHEEAAAFAAAAEAQLTGKLAVCAGSCGPGNLHLINGLYDANRSGAPVLAIASHIPSKQIGSTFFQETHPDRLFNECSVYSELVSTAEQAPRVMHSAIQHALGLGGVAVVTLPGDIAGLEATAPTPLPATFRPAALVPDPASVQALADAINDAGKVAIFAGAGVEGAHAELMALAELAKAPVGHSLRGKDFVQYNNPFDIGMTGLLGYGAAAEGIEDADLLILLGTDFPYDQFLPDTRTAQVDRAAQRLGRRTDVDIAVHGDVLPTLRALLPLVKAKKSRRFLDQMLKKHDRLMNKAVGAYTRKVEKKQPIHPEYAASLLDQVAAEDAIFTADTGMCNVWTARYINPLGTRRLIGSFLHGSMANALPHAIGAQLAFPGRQVISVSGDGGLSMLLGELITAAAYKLPVNVVVFNNSTLGMVKLEMLVDGLPDFGVDVPDANYAAVAQALGFHAVRVTDPTQIEAAYREAFAHPGPSLVELITDPKALSIPPKISGSQVIGFATAMSKVVLNRGAGEAVSMARSNLRNIPRR; encoded by the coding sequence ATGGCCAAGGAACTTGCCACCCAGCTCATCGAACAACTCAAGGCTGCCGGGGTGCAGCGGATCTACGGGATTGTCGGTGACAGCCTCAACCCGATCGTGGACGCGGTCCGCCAGACGGGAGGCTCGGCGAAGGGCGGCATCGACTGGATCCACGTCCGCCATGAGGAAGCCGCCGCCTTTGCTGCCGCGGCCGAAGCCCAGCTCACCGGCAAGCTCGCCGTGTGCGCCGGTTCCTGCGGCCCCGGCAACCTGCACCTGATCAACGGCCTGTACGACGCCAACCGCAGCGGCGCTCCGGTGCTGGCCATCGCCTCGCACATTCCCAGCAAGCAGATCGGCAGCACCTTCTTCCAGGAGACCCACCCGGACCGGCTGTTCAATGAATGCTCGGTCTATTCGGAACTGGTCAGCACGGCCGAGCAGGCGCCGCGCGTGATGCACAGCGCCATCCAGCACGCGCTGGGACTGGGGGGAGTCGCCGTCGTGACCCTTCCCGGTGACATCGCCGGGCTGGAGGCAACGGCACCCACGCCGCTTCCGGCCACGTTCCGCCCTGCCGCGCTGGTCCCGGACCCGGCAAGCGTGCAGGCCCTGGCGGACGCCATCAACGACGCAGGGAAGGTGGCCATCTTTGCCGGCGCCGGCGTGGAAGGCGCGCACGCGGAACTGATGGCGCTCGCCGAGCTGGCGAAGGCGCCCGTGGGGCACTCGCTGCGGGGCAAGGACTTTGTCCAGTACAACAACCCGTTCGATATCGGCATGACCGGCCTGCTGGGGTACGGCGCCGCCGCCGAGGGGATCGAGGACGCCGACCTGCTGATCCTGCTTGGCACGGACTTCCCGTACGACCAGTTCCTGCCGGACACCAGGACCGCCCAGGTGGACCGCGCGGCGCAGCGGCTGGGCCGCCGGACCGATGTCGACATCGCTGTCCACGGCGACGTCCTTCCCACCCTGCGCGCGCTGCTGCCGCTGGTGAAGGCCAAGAAGAGCCGCCGGTTCCTGGACCAGATGCTGAAGAAGCACGACCGGCTGATGAACAAGGCCGTGGGCGCCTACACCCGCAAAGTGGAGAAGAAGCAACCCATCCACCCGGAGTATGCGGCCTCGCTGCTGGACCAGGTGGCCGCTGAAGATGCCATCTTCACAGCGGACACTGGCATGTGCAATGTCTGGACGGCGCGCTACATCAACCCGCTGGGCACCCGGCGGCTGATCGGGTCCTTCCTGCACGGCTCCATGGCGAATGCCCTGCCGCACGCCATCGGCGCGCAACTGGCGTTCCCGGGGCGCCAGGTCATCTCGGTGTCCGGGGACGGCGGGCTATCCATGCTGCTGGGCGAGCTCATCACAGCGGCAGCCTACAAGCTGCCGGTCAACGTGGTGGTCTTCAACAACTCCACCCTGGGCATGGTCAAACTCGAGATGCTGGTGGACGGGCTGCCCGACTTCGGCGTGGACGTGCCGGACGCCAATTACGCTGCCGTGGCGCAGGCCCTGGGCTTCCACGCGGTCCGGGTCACCGATCCCACACAGATCGAGGCCGCCTACCGGGAAGCCTTCGCGCACCCGGGTCCGTCGCTGGTGGAACTGATCACCGATCCCAAGGCGCTGTCCATTCCGCCCAAGATCTCCGGCTCGCAGGTCATCGGGTTCGCCACGGCCATGTCCAAGGTGGTCCTCAACCGTGGAGCGGGCGAGGCCGTGAGCATGGCCCGCTCCAACCTCCGCAACATCCCCCGGCGGTAG
- a CDS encoding hydroxymethylpyrimidine/phosphomethylpyrimidine kinase produces MTSASPDATLSADGPAVVLTIAGSEATGGAGAQADLKTFQELGVFGIANLTCIVSFDPKDSWNHRFVPVDQQVIADQLEATTAAYGPGSGAPSALDTVKIGMLGSPATISTVAGALQENSFANVVLDPVLICKGQEPGHALDTDQALKAQILPLATFVTPNHFEAESLSGLEITDVESLKAAAVRIHELSGAAVLAKGGVRLEGRDAVDVFYDGETLEVLSAPKVGEVAVSGAGCSLAAAVTAELAKGASPLEAARTAKEFVTAGIRNRVASGAPFDALWQGGAR; encoded by the coding sequence ATGACTTCCGCTTCCCCTGACGCAACGCTGTCCGCCGACGGTCCCGCCGTCGTCCTCACCATCGCAGGCTCTGAAGCCACGGGTGGCGCCGGGGCCCAGGCGGACCTGAAGACCTTCCAGGAACTGGGTGTCTTCGGCATCGCCAACCTCACCTGCATTGTCTCCTTCGACCCGAAGGACAGCTGGAACCACCGCTTCGTGCCGGTGGACCAGCAGGTGATTGCGGACCAGCTGGAGGCCACGACGGCGGCGTACGGTCCGGGATCGGGCGCGCCGTCCGCTTTGGACACGGTGAAGATCGGCATGCTGGGCAGCCCGGCGACGATCAGCACGGTGGCCGGCGCCCTGCAGGAGAACAGCTTTGCCAACGTGGTCCTGGATCCGGTGCTGATCTGCAAGGGCCAGGAGCCCGGCCACGCGCTGGACACCGACCAGGCCCTGAAGGCACAGATCCTGCCGCTTGCCACGTTCGTCACGCCCAACCACTTCGAGGCGGAATCCCTGTCCGGGCTGGAGATCACCGACGTTGAGTCCCTCAAGGCCGCCGCCGTCCGCATCCATGAGCTCAGCGGCGCGGCTGTGCTGGCCAAGGGCGGGGTGCGGCTGGAAGGCCGGGACGCCGTCGACGTTTTCTACGACGGTGAGACCCTGGAAGTCCTGAGCGCCCCGAAGGTGGGCGAGGTTGCCGTGTCCGGCGCCGGCTGCTCCCTCGCGGCCGCCGTCACCGCCGAACTGGCCAAGGGCGCCAGCCCGCTGGAGGCGGCACGGACCGCCAAGGAATTCGTCACCGCCGGCATCCGCAACCGCGTTGCCTCCGGCGCCCCCTTCGACGCCCTCTGGCAGGGCGGCGCCCGCTAA
- a CDS encoding dienelactone hydrolase family protein, translating to MPIEIPASEGTAEALVARPSTGTGPFPGVILYMDAFGLRPRIQEMAQRIADWGYVVLAPNVFYREGTAAELAPTGDMSSQEGREAAGKAAFPRVGRLTSDKALPDIDAWVSALVALDGVAPGPIGTVGYCMGARLAVRTATSHPGVVAACGGFHGGGLATDEPDSPHLGLTNARARFVFGHADHDRSMAPDAVARLGEALQAAGLEASNVIYEGAPHGYTMADTSAFHPDATERHFKELRALLDGALKA from the coding sequence ATGCCCATCGAAATCCCTGCCTCAGAAGGCACCGCAGAGGCCCTGGTGGCCCGCCCCTCCACCGGAACCGGTCCGTTTCCCGGCGTCATCCTCTACATGGATGCCTTCGGCCTGCGCCCCCGCATCCAGGAGATGGCCCAGCGCATCGCCGACTGGGGCTACGTGGTGCTGGCACCCAACGTCTTCTACCGTGAAGGAACGGCCGCGGAACTCGCTCCCACCGGGGACATGTCCAGCCAGGAAGGCCGCGAAGCCGCGGGTAAGGCCGCCTTCCCGCGTGTTGGCCGCCTGACCTCGGACAAGGCGCTGCCGGACATCGATGCCTGGGTTTCGGCGCTGGTGGCGCTCGACGGCGTGGCGCCCGGCCCCATCGGCACCGTGGGCTACTGCATGGGTGCCCGGCTCGCCGTCCGCACCGCCACGTCCCACCCCGGCGTGGTGGCAGCCTGCGGCGGCTTCCACGGTGGGGGCCTGGCCACTGACGAGCCGGACAGCCCGCACCTGGGCCTGACGAATGCGCGGGCCCGTTTCGTCTTTGGCCATGCGGACCATGACCGGAGCATGGCCCCCGACGCCGTCGCCCGGCTGGGCGAAGCGCTGCAGGCTGCCGGGCTTGAAGCCTCCAACGTCATCTACGAAGGCGCGCCGCACGGCTACACCATGGCCGACACCTCAGCCTTCCACCCTGATGCCACCGAGCGGCACTTCAAGGAACTGCGGGCCTTGCTGGACGGGGCCCTGAAGGCCTGA
- the tgt gene encoding tRNA guanosine(34) transglycosylase Tgt produces MPANPAFALPDTRSQFSYTVGTRLAETCPPTGAQAGDNGGEFLGRTGTISTPHGEIQTPAFIAVGTKATVKAVLPESMADLGAQALLANAYHLYLQPGADILDEAGGLGAFMNWSGPTFTDSGGFQVMSLGSGFKKVIDMKTVAAAGAPGPDDAVAPGKERLAHIDDDGVWFKSHLNGDRHRFSPEISMQVQHRIGADIMFAFDELTTLQNSRGYQEESLERTRLWAERCIAEHFRLTEERAGKPYQALFGVIQGAQYEDLRRKACRDLGAMPFDGFGIGGALEKENLGTIVRWCNEELPEDKPRHLLGISEPDDIFTAIENGADTFDCVSPTRVARNSAFYTPYGRFNLSGAKYKRDFGPLQDGCDCYACANYSRAYIHHLFKAKEMLSATLISIHNERFVVKMVDDARLAIESGTFFDFKAETLGRYYS; encoded by the coding sequence GTGCCAGCCAACCCCGCCTTCGCCCTGCCTGATACCCGGTCACAGTTTTCCTACACGGTAGGCACGCGCCTGGCGGAAACCTGCCCGCCCACCGGGGCGCAGGCGGGCGACAACGGCGGGGAATTCCTGGGGCGTACAGGCACCATCTCCACGCCGCATGGTGAGATCCAGACCCCGGCGTTCATCGCCGTCGGAACCAAGGCCACGGTGAAGGCGGTCCTGCCGGAATCCATGGCGGACCTGGGCGCCCAGGCGCTGCTGGCCAACGCCTACCACCTGTACCTCCAGCCCGGCGCGGACATCCTGGATGAAGCCGGCGGCCTGGGGGCCTTCATGAACTGGTCCGGGCCCACCTTCACGGACTCCGGCGGTTTCCAGGTGATGAGCCTGGGCTCGGGGTTCAAGAAGGTCATCGACATGAAGACTGTTGCCGCCGCCGGCGCGCCCGGGCCCGACGACGCCGTGGCGCCGGGCAAGGAACGCCTGGCGCACATCGACGACGACGGCGTGTGGTTCAAGAGCCACCTCAACGGGGACCGCCACCGGTTTTCCCCCGAGATCTCCATGCAGGTCCAGCACCGGATCGGCGCCGACATCATGTTCGCGTTCGACGAGCTCACCACGCTGCAGAACTCCCGCGGGTACCAGGAGGAATCGCTGGAGCGCACGCGGCTGTGGGCGGAGCGGTGCATCGCGGAGCACTTCCGCCTCACGGAGGAACGGGCGGGGAAGCCGTACCAGGCATTGTTCGGCGTGATCCAGGGCGCCCAGTACGAGGACCTGCGCCGGAAGGCCTGCCGGGACCTGGGCGCCATGCCGTTCGACGGCTTTGGCATCGGCGGCGCGCTGGAGAAGGAGAACCTGGGCACCATCGTCAGGTGGTGCAACGAGGAGCTGCCGGAGGACAAGCCCCGCCACCTGTTGGGCATTTCCGAGCCGGACGACATCTTCACGGCCATCGAAAACGGCGCCGACACCTTTGACTGCGTCTCCCCCACCCGGGTGGCCCGGAACTCCGCGTTCTACACCCCCTACGGCCGGTTCAACCTCTCCGGCGCCAAGTACAAACGCGACTTCGGGCCGCTGCAGGACGGCTGCGACTGCTACGCCTGCGCCAACTACTCCCGGGCGTACATCCACCACCTGTTCAAGGCCAAGGAGATGCTGTCCGCCACCCTGATCTCCATCCACAACGAGCGGTTCGTGGTGAAGATGGTGGACGACGCCCGGCTGGCCATCGAGTCCGGCACCTTCTTCGATTTCAAGGCAGAAACCCTGGGCCGGTACTACTCCTAG
- a CDS encoding SRPBCC family protein, translating into MTNNLSVVINADAPQVWTMLREPSKVAQWHGWQAEDLESEIKEIYFSGDVEESADHARLTVHGGDTFELHPEAGGTRVSVTRGAMDHDSEWAAWDEDITQGWLTFLQQLRFALERHPHGKRHTLFLHLTEGEGSAIEKLGLADLPAPGEPYQVTLDTGEEISGKVWYRTSHQVGLTVHSYAEHGEGLLVVADHPAIKDIRAEGEGSLVIASTYDLGAGKLEATRSAWDSWRSRNYRDSDPVS; encoded by the coding sequence ATGACCAACAATCTCAGCGTAGTGATCAACGCCGACGCGCCGCAGGTCTGGACCATGCTGCGTGAACCGTCCAAGGTGGCCCAGTGGCACGGCTGGCAGGCCGAGGACCTGGAGTCCGAGATCAAGGAGATCTACTTCTCCGGCGACGTGGAGGAATCCGCGGACCATGCCCGCCTCACCGTCCACGGCGGGGACACCTTTGAGCTCCACCCGGAAGCCGGCGGAACCCGGGTCAGCGTGACGCGCGGGGCCATGGACCACGACTCCGAGTGGGCTGCCTGGGACGAGGACATCACGCAGGGCTGGCTGACCTTCCTGCAGCAGCTCCGCTTCGCCCTGGAACGCCACCCGCACGGCAAGCGGCACACCCTGTTCCTGCACCTGACGGAGGGAGAGGGCTCCGCGATCGAAAAGCTCGGGCTGGCCGATCTCCCTGCCCCGGGCGAACCGTACCAGGTAACACTGGACACCGGCGAGGAGATCAGCGGCAAGGTCTGGTACCGGACCAGCCACCAGGTGGGCCTCACGGTGCACAGCTATGCAGAGCACGGCGAGGGACTGCTGGTGGTGGCCGACCACCCCGCCATCAAGGACATCCGGGCGGAGGGCGAAGGCTCGCTGGTCATCGCCTCCACCTACGACCTGGGCGCAGGCAAGCTCGAGGCCACCCGGTCCGCCTGGGACTCCTGGCGTTCCCGGAACTACCGGGACTCGGATCCGGTCAGCTGA
- a CDS encoding DUF6707 family protein encodes MTESPAARHHREQQAGSLTTGTHILLPDGHRTAEIDQVELERDDFGSPALVLASLSGGGTLRVAIGTMVTVVDGMPDDVTQLPLPANLPEATPLEAAAPNDGRQEQSGGGTGPINVAPAVVVPPLPPVPPAVTGPGEEELALIPAPAGTPESVVEAAAEAHPDAEGVLLLADRLSKGVNFKSGSCLKDLSDLAHELFITLKDADGALAVADLLTVLPYDGNPGRWTSVEASLALASYICRQDGQNARAEVYEKLIRTPENQETDPFKARMAAKVRQRSLNEPNLYDKEIFRSIDNSNHDAEREWRLLRLESLLFLRAHGGSETIGMSELERRISNELEAVRS; translated from the coding sequence ATGACCGAATCACCAGCCGCCAGGCACCACCGTGAACAGCAGGCTGGATCTCTGACCACCGGCACCCACATCCTCCTTCCGGACGGCCACCGCACCGCCGAAATCGACCAGGTGGAGCTTGAGCGTGACGATTTCGGCTCCCCGGCACTGGTGCTGGCGAGCCTCTCCGGGGGCGGGACGCTGCGGGTGGCCATCGGCACCATGGTCACCGTGGTGGACGGAATGCCCGACGACGTCACCCAGCTTCCGCTGCCGGCCAACCTTCCGGAGGCCACGCCGCTGGAGGCCGCCGCACCCAACGATGGCCGGCAGGAGCAGTCCGGCGGCGGGACGGGACCCATAAATGTGGCGCCCGCCGTCGTCGTCCCTCCCCTGCCGCCGGTGCCGCCTGCGGTGACCGGGCCCGGCGAGGAGGAACTCGCGCTCATCCCGGCGCCCGCCGGCACCCCCGAATCCGTGGTGGAAGCCGCCGCCGAGGCGCATCCGGATGCGGAGGGCGTCCTGCTCCTGGCCGACCGTCTGTCCAAGGGCGTCAATTTCAAGTCCGGAAGCTGCCTGAAGGACCTCAGCGACCTGGCCCACGAACTGTTCATCACGCTCAAGGACGCCGACGGGGCCCTGGCCGTGGCCGACCTCCTCACCGTGCTGCCGTACGACGGGAACCCCGGCCGGTGGACCTCCGTGGAGGCCTCCCTTGCCCTGGCCAGCTACATCTGCCGGCAGGACGGCCAGAACGCGCGCGCCGAGGTCTACGAAAAGCTGATCCGCACCCCTGAGAACCAGGAAACGGACCCGTTCAAGGCGCGCATGGCGGCCAAGGTGCGCCAGCGCTCACTTAACGAGCCCAACCTGTACGACAAGGAAATCTTCCGCTCCATCGACAACTCCAACCACGACGCCGAGCGTGAATGGCGGCTGCTGAGGCTCGAATCCCTGTTGTTCCTGCGGGCGCACGGCGGTTCGGAAACCATCGGGATGTCCGAGCTGGAACGACGGATCAGCAACGAGCTGGAGGCCGTGCGCTCCTAG
- a CDS encoding NUDIX hydrolase family protein — protein sequence MNVRTPDPNPGWLSEEDLFEARGRLPMVYVEAVPVRLDPLGYVNEVGTLLQADADGTMVRSLVSGRVIYRETIRAALLRHMEKDLGPLAFPQLPLSPVPFTVAEYFPAPSQTGFTDERQHAVSLAYVIPVTGECEPRQDALELTWMTPEEVLSPGVQMEFVGGRGGLIRQALAFAGVGF from the coding sequence ATGAACGTGCGCACACCTGACCCGAATCCCGGCTGGCTCTCCGAAGAAGACCTCTTTGAGGCGCGGGGGCGGCTGCCCATGGTGTACGTGGAGGCAGTGCCGGTGAGGCTGGATCCGCTGGGATACGTCAACGAGGTGGGCACGCTGTTGCAGGCCGACGCCGACGGGACCATGGTGCGCTCGCTGGTCTCCGGCCGGGTCATCTACCGCGAAACCATCCGGGCCGCACTGCTGCGTCACATGGAGAAGGACCTGGGCCCCCTGGCGTTTCCGCAGCTGCCGCTCAGTCCCGTGCCGTTCACGGTGGCCGAATACTTCCCGGCGCCGTCCCAGACCGGATTCACGGACGAGCGGCAACACGCCGTGTCCCTGGCCTACGTCATCCCGGTTACGGGCGAATGCGAGCCCCGCCAGGACGCCCTGGAACTGACGTGGATGACTCCGGAGGAAGTCCTCAGCCCGGGCGTCCAGATGGAATTCGTGGGCGGCCGCGGCGGCCTCATCCGCCAGGCCCTGGCGTTCGCAGGTGTGGGCTTCTGA
- a CDS encoding VOC family protein, producing MLRVRPVHFTSRIESWKQFLTALGMVQTEDDGGWQVFDSASGRLALHGADAGSGQDGRTVFAVEVGDVAEFARRTNLSAQEDGTREDGTQAAQPAELVTADHGQACRITAPDGFSFLADKALHGAQCADADPALAVAAVWYTAEPEAAVRTLLHVGARPRPVPDNDETADFTAKNGGILLVRPASGTPRSGLGFEYDGGLEPLQERLTGAGFAASLTEEAFGSTLHVANPDAGSPNAPATLWISQRRPMG from the coding sequence ATGCTTCGAGTCCGTCCCGTCCACTTCACCTCCCGCATTGAGTCCTGGAAGCAGTTCCTCACCGCCCTGGGAATGGTCCAGACAGAGGACGACGGCGGGTGGCAGGTCTTCGACTCCGCCTCCGGCCGCCTGGCTTTGCACGGCGCTGACGCCGGGTCGGGCCAGGACGGCCGCACCGTGTTTGCCGTGGAGGTGGGCGACGTGGCGGAGTTCGCCCGCCGCACCAACCTGTCGGCGCAGGAGGACGGGACACGGGAAGACGGGACACAGGCAGCGCAGCCGGCGGAACTTGTCACGGCGGACCACGGCCAGGCCTGCCGGATCACTGCGCCGGACGGGTTCAGCTTCCTGGCGGACAAAGCCCTCCACGGCGCCCAGTGCGCCGATGCCGATCCCGCGCTGGCGGTCGCCGCCGTCTGGTACACCGCCGAACCCGAGGCTGCCGTCCGCACCCTGCTGCACGTCGGCGCGCGCCCGCGCCCTGTGCCGGACAACGACGAAACCGCCGACTTCACGGCCAAGAACGGCGGGATTCTCTTGGTACGGCCAGCATCGGGGACCCCGCGCTCAGGCCTGGGCTTCGAGTACGACGGCGGCCTGGAACCGCTGCAGGAGCGGCTCACCGGAGCTGGTTTCGCCGCCAGCCTCACCGAGGAGGCCTTTGGCAGCACCCTCCACGTGGCCAATCCGGACGCGGGCAGCCCCAACGCGCCCGCCACGCTTTGGATCTCCCAGCGGCGCCCCATGGGGTAG
- a CDS encoding YdeI/OmpD-associated family protein has product MADDLEELLVPDAAAWRAWLEENHKTSPGVWLVLHKKGGTVTALDYPAALDEALCFGWIDGQLRRRDAESSFQRMTPRRPRSVWSARNVGHIARLEEAGKMTDAGRAAVEAAKADGRWDAAYGGQADLEVPADLAAAIAANPAAQAMFDVLTKTNLFALVYRTNSAKQAATRERRIAGFVDMLARGETPFPQKKRPAGQD; this is encoded by the coding sequence ATGGCCGATGACCTTGAGGAACTGCTGGTACCTGACGCTGCTGCCTGGCGCGCCTGGCTGGAGGAAAATCACAAAACCAGCCCGGGCGTGTGGCTGGTCCTGCACAAGAAGGGCGGCACCGTCACCGCCCTCGACTACCCGGCCGCGCTGGATGAGGCCCTCTGCTTTGGCTGGATTGACGGGCAGCTGCGGCGCCGGGACGCGGAAAGCTCCTTCCAGCGGATGACGCCGCGGCGTCCACGCAGCGTCTGGTCCGCCCGGAACGTGGGGCACATCGCCCGCCTGGAAGAGGCGGGAAAGATGACCGACGCCGGCAGGGCGGCCGTCGAGGCGGCCAAGGCTGACGGCCGCTGGGATGCGGCCTACGGCGGGCAGGCAGACCTGGAAGTTCCGGCGGACCTTGCCGCCGCCATCGCCGCGAACCCCGCGGCCCAGGCGATGTTCGACGTCCTGACCAAAACCAACCTGTTCGCCCTGGTCTACCGGACCAACTCCGCCAAGCAGGCAGCCACCCGGGAGCGCCGGATCGCCGGGTTTGTGGACATGCTGGCCCGGGGCGAAACCCCGTTTCCGCAGAAGAAGCGTCCTGCCGGCCAGGACTAA